A single region of the Candidatus Melainabacteria bacterium genome encodes:
- a CDS encoding TolC family protein, which yields MNRHLLAALGILTISNSPAFSKDADKFLQDGTDKYVIGAGMPASPAPVAPSSSQTSPGFSASPSSSGAAPSSSGSSSTMPSLRGPVSPSAQDVQNLLGSPNGTTMAPITVPGQVKGTVQYSAGQTPQLQPGQSEGVTLSQALDETLTKSPRAAAIRAQLPISKAGIAQAAMAPNPGFFMDRGLIAENVRRVGETTVYDPPWKLAFRVLSAKRYYDQNKIDLLTTLWALRATARRAFTDAVVAQETAKTLNDLYELTERLLNVSTKRFQAGDVPELDVLRARLATSQAQIELGVGNQRLVRSGQNLNVVMGRVAESPITVPRLPDFTGPKPSAFQLKAVKPGILPDFSKPEHPLQYYVSLALQNRLELKSLNQQLKVNSANMKNAVANIMPNPQVTYGQSVSGNPPAGPKLRANFFTLNLEAPISNMNQGDLAKYKAIGKQLGYEIGSQKNIIQSDVVVAYNNVLTARERIRVYQEHVLADSNEVARLSRRSYEVGQSDINSTLLAQQANIQIRNLYLDAVMQYQQAYTDLEQACGTPLDM from the coding sequence ATGAATCGACATTTACTAGCCGCGCTCGGCATCCTGACAATCAGCAATTCTCCGGCATTCAGCAAAGATGCCGATAAGTTTTTGCAGGATGGTACTGATAAATATGTAATCGGGGCCGGAATGCCAGCCTCGCCTGCACCAGTGGCGCCAAGCAGCAGCCAGACCTCGCCCGGGTTCAGCGCGTCACCATCATCTTCCGGTGCGGCACCGTCATCTTCCGGATCGTCATCAACAATGCCGTCGCTGCGCGGACCGGTATCGCCATCAGCACAAGACGTACAGAATCTCCTTGGTAGTCCCAACGGAACGACAATGGCGCCCATAACTGTACCCGGGCAGGTGAAAGGTACGGTGCAATATTCGGCCGGGCAAACTCCCCAACTGCAGCCAGGTCAAAGCGAAGGCGTCACTCTTTCACAAGCTCTGGACGAAACGCTGACTAAAAGTCCTCGTGCCGCCGCCATTCGAGCGCAACTGCCCATTTCAAAGGCCGGCATCGCCCAGGCGGCAATGGCTCCCAATCCGGGCTTCTTTATGGATAGAGGACTAATAGCAGAAAACGTTCGCCGTGTTGGTGAAACTACCGTATACGATCCCCCCTGGAAGCTAGCTTTTCGAGTACTGTCAGCGAAGCGATACTACGATCAAAACAAAATCGATTTATTGACGACTTTATGGGCGCTGAGGGCCACTGCTCGCCGCGCTTTTACAGACGCTGTTGTGGCGCAGGAAACCGCCAAGACACTCAATGATTTGTACGAGCTGACAGAGAGACTGTTGAACGTATCGACGAAGCGGTTTCAAGCGGGCGATGTTCCGGAATTGGACGTGCTGAGAGCCCGGCTGGCTACGTCACAGGCACAAATTGAATTGGGCGTGGGCAACCAAAGGCTGGTGCGCAGCGGGCAAAACTTGAATGTGGTTATGGGTCGCGTAGCGGAGTCACCAATTACGGTGCCTCGCTTGCCTGACTTCACAGGCCCGAAACCCTCAGCATTTCAGCTAAAAGCGGTGAAACCCGGCATTTTGCCAGACTTCAGCAAGCCGGAACATCCGCTCCAGTATTACGTAAGTTTGGCATTGCAGAATCGCCTCGAGCTGAAGAGCTTAAATCAGCAATTGAAGGTAAACAGCGCCAACATGAAAAATGCTGTTGCGAACATAATGCCGAATCCGCAGGTCACCTACGGTCAATCAGTGTCAGGTAACCCGCCGGCAGGTCCGAAATTGAGAGCCAACTTCTTCACACTGAACCTTGAAGCCCCCATATCCAACATGAACCAGGGAGACCTGGCCAAATACAAAGCAATTGGAAAGCAGCTTGGATACGAGATTGGCTCACAGAAAAATATCATTCAAAGCGACGTAGTTGTCGCCTATAACAATGTTTTGACAGCACGCGAGCGAATTCGTGTCTATCAAGAACACGTTCTAGCTGACTCCAACGAAGTCGCTCGTCTGTCGCGAAGAAGCTACGAAGTTGGTCAATCGGATATCAACTCAACACTTCTGGCGCAACAAGCCAACATTCAGATTCGCAACTTGTATCTTGATGCGGTCATGCAATATCAACAGGCTTACACAGATCTTGAACAAGCCTGCGGCACACCGCTCGACATGTAG